The Desulfonispora thiosulfatigenes DSM 11270 genomic sequence AATCCTAATCTTTGATAAAAGTTAATTCTTCTCTTTGCTATTTCTGTGTCGGGAGGTTCTACTTCGAGAACAATTTTAGTTGGATATTCTTTTATTAGCCCTTGGTACATTTTTTCACCATGACCCTTACCCCTTACTTTCTGATGGGTAGCAGCATGTTCTACATATAAAAAATCGCCTAATTCCCAAACTGTACAAAATCCAATAGTTTCGTTTTTTGCTTTATATGGTAATATCTTATATTTCGGATTATCTAATAACCTTTTTTGTGCTTGTAAATTTCTTTTTTCATCTTCAGGAAATGAGTCATTGTATATTTCCCAGAATACTTCCCAGGTTTCTT encodes the following:
- a CDS encoding GNAT family N-acetyltransferase; protein product: MDSLQETWEVFWEIYNDSFPEDEKRNLQAQKRLLDNPKYKILPYKAKNETIGFCTVWELGDFLYVEHAATHQKVRGKGHGEKMYQGLIKEYPTKIVLEVEPPDTEIAKRRINFYQRLGFKLNSYDYVQPAYDESKKPVPLMIMSYPNNLVKDEFVDVRDTLYEQVHGLK